A genome region from Tenebrio molitor chromosome 4, icTenMoli1.1, whole genome shotgun sequence includes the following:
- the LOC138128066 gene encoding uncharacterized protein yields MSFHSLNIFLKTGRLLAITPPSTETKENNGCRQIHQVLMIVGIVVGVVVSTFYKKFYEEYNLAKTTVCILADCFLCAFCCRVIVEASRVRSWRELVDGLEGTSSLVQDEDVQTRKVVCKYLVLQVIFWVGNIYINVYWGTILGALHYKMFTVEILEFYIQFFYTFYIYTVLEMIRKRYEGLRRLYKHRFVQNGTNLEQMSRFVSSLRKLVNAFNDNFGYSLILLISFTILQILNYMEYNLRSEEYLTEDDMTHIILTQVLTILLSFVPTLMTILKCDEIVEESQKTIFLVSDSTLGIVDCKNREDLDRFFNILTTNLPNFSAARFLSIDRSTILSIFGTVISFLIVLVTFNPSQPDCIVKTNISETPINMHQ; encoded by the exons ATGAGTTTCCATTCGTTAAATATTTTCCTGAAGACGGGCAGATTGCTTGCAATCACACCACCCTCTACAGAgacaaaagaaaacaacgGATGTCGCCAGATACACCAAGTTTTGATGATAGTGGGGATAGTGGTGGGCGTGGTGGTATCGACATTCTACAAGAAATTCTACGAAGAGTACAACCTCGCCAAAACCACAGTTTGTATTTTAGCAGATTGTTTCTTGTGCGCGTTCTGCTGTCGCGTGATAGTGGAGGCCTCGCGGGTGCGCAGTTGGAGAGAGTTGGTCGATGGTCTTGAGGGGACATCGTCTTTGGTGCAAGATGAAGACGTTCAGACGCGCAAAGTTGTGTGCAAATATTTGGTCCTTCAAGTCATCTTTTGGGTCGGTAACATCTACATCAACGTTTATTGGGGGACCATTTTGGGAGCGCTTCATTACAAAATGTTCACAGttgaaattttggaattttacatacagtttttttacactttttatATATACACTGTTTTGGAAATGATTCGCAAGAGATATGAAGGTTTGAGGCGACTTTACAAACACAGATTTGTTCAAAATGGGACAAATTTGGAGCAGATGAGTCGCTTTGTGTCCTCGTTGAGGAAACTAGTCAACGCCTTCAACGACAACTTCGGCTACTCCCTCATTCTTTTGATCTCCTTCACCATCCTCCAGATCCTCAATTATATGGAGTACAATCTGCGAAGTGAAGAATATCTCACAGAAGATGATATGACACACATCATTCTCACTCAAGTGTTGACTATTCTCTTATCATTT GTACCCACATTGATGACGATATTGAAATGTGATGAGATCGTGGAAGAGTCCCAGAAGACTATCTTTCTGGTTTCCGACAGCACTTTAGGAATTGTAGACTGTAAAAATCGCGAAGATCTGGACAGATTTTTCAACATCTTAACAACAAATCTTCCTAATTTTAGCGCCGCAAGATTTTTGTCAATCGATAGATCGACCATTTTGAGTATATTTGGAACTGTGATCTCATTTCTTATTGTTCTGGTGACATTTAATCCCAGTCAGCCTGATTGCATCGTGAAAACAAACATATCGGAAACACCAATAAACATGCaccaataa
- the LOC138129534 gene encoding gustatory receptor 68a-like → MSFHLLNIFLKTGRFLAITPPSTETKEPSRCRQMHQVLMIVGIVVGVMASIYYKDFYLEFNLVKITVCILTDCVLCAFCCRIIVEASRVRSWSEVVDGLEETSYLVQNEDIQTGKVVFKFLGLQAIFWVCVIYINIYWVSILGTLHLKMYSAEILEYYIQFFYTFYIYTILEMIRKRYEGLRRLYEHRFVQNGPHLVQMGRFVCSLKKVVNAFNDNFGYSLILLICFTTLQFLNYLDFNLQSAEYGTENRTQVIITQVLTSLVSFVPTLMTILKCDVIVEESQKIIFLVSRSTLETVDCQEHQDLDRFFNILTTNHPNFSAARFFSINRSTILSMCGTVTSFLIVLLTFNPTQNNCIVKTNISET, encoded by the exons ATGAGTTTCCATCTCTTGAATATTTTCCTCAAGACGGGAAGATTCCTCGCAATCACTCCACCTTCCACAGAGACCAAAGAACCCAGCAGATGTCGCCAGATGCACCAAGTCTTGATGATAGTGGGGATCGTGGTGGGTGTAATGGCCTCGATCTACTACAAAGATTTCTACCTCGAGTTCAACCTCGTCAAAATCACAGTTTGCATTTTAACTGATTGTGTCTTGTGCGCGTTCTGCTGTCGCATAATAGTGGAGGCCTCCAGGGTGCGCAGTTGGAGCGAGGTGGTAGACGGTCTTGAGGAAACATCGTATCTGGTACAAAATGAAGACATTCAGACGGGCAAAGTTGTGTTCAAGTTTTTGGGCCTACAAGCCATATTTTGGGTCTGTGTCATCTACATCAACATTTACTGGGTGTCGATTTTGGGAACGCTTCATCTCAAAATGTACTCAGcagaaattttggaatattacATCCagtttttttacacattttacaTCTACACCATTTTGGAAATGATCCGAAAGAGATACGAAGGTTTGAGGCGACTGTACGAACACAGATTTGTCCAAAATGGGCCACATTTAGTCCAGATGGGTCGCTTTGTGTGCTCGTTGAAGAAAGTAGTCAACGCCTTCAACGACAACTTCGGCTACTCCCTCATTCTTTTGATCTGTTTCACCACCCTCCAGTTCCTCAATTATTTGGATTTCAATTTGCAAAGCGCAGAGTATGGCACAGAAAATCGAACACAAGTCATTATCACTCAAGTGTTGACTAGTCTCGTATCATTT GTACCCACATTGATGACGATACTAAAATGTGATGTCATTGTGGAAGAGTCCCAGAAGATTATCTTCCTCGTCTCCCGCAGCACTCTAGAAACTGTGGATTGCCAAGAACACCAAGATCTGGACAGATTTTTTAACATCTTAACAACAAATCATCCTAATTTCAGCGCCGCGAGATTTTTCTCAATCAACAGATCAACCATTTTGAGTATGTGTGGTACTGTGACCTCATTTCTTATTGTTCTGCTGACATTTAATCCCACTCAGAATAATTGCATCGTGAAAACAAACATATCTGAAACATAA
- the LOC138128065 gene encoding gustatory receptor 68a-like isoform X2 — MSFHSLNIYLKTGRFLAITPPSAETRENSRCRQIHQVLMIVGLVLKPVGLMYFSSDNSSKFNFVKLAVCILAGWLRRAYSCRIIVEAAKVRSWRRLIEGLKETSYLVQDEDVQTRKVLFKFLCLQIIFWTCCIYRNWFSVSVLGVIYLKLYSVEIFETYLQFFYTLYINTLLEMIRKRYEGLRRRYEHRQNLTHLVQMCRFACLLKKVVDAFNDNFGYSLVLLICFTTLEILDYLDFNLQKEEYINENLIHMVVTQVLCLLILFVPTLIMILTCDNIVEESRKIIVLFSHSSLGIVDCEMLQELDRFVTILTTSVPNFSAARFFSINKSTIFSIFGTVTSILIVMLTLDPTQPNCIVKTNLTET; from the exons ATGAGTTTCCATTCGTTAAATATTTATCTCAAGACGGGAAGATTCCTCGCAATCACCCCACCCTCTGCAGAGACCAGAGAAAACAGTAGATGTCGCCAGATACATCAAGTCTTGATGATAGTGGGGCTCGTGTTGAAACCGGTGGGACTGATGTACTTCTCTAGCGACAACTCCTCCAAGTTCAACTTCGTCAAACTCGCAGTTTGCATTTTAGCAGGGTGGCTCAGGCGCGCATACAGTTGTCGCATAATAGTGGAGGCCGCGAAGGTGCGCAGTTGGAGAAGGTTGATCGAAGGTCTTAAGGAAACATCGTATCTGGTGCAAGATGAAGATGTCCAGACGCGAAAAGTTCTGTTCAAATTTCTGTGTCTACAAATCATCTTTTGGACCTGCTGCATCTACAGAAACTGGTTTTCGGTCTCTGTTCTGGGAGTGATTTATCTCAAATTGTACTCAGTAGAAATTTTCGAAACTTACTTACagtttttttacacattatATATTAACACTCTTCTGGAAATGATCCGCAAGAGATATGAAGGGTTGAGGCGACGTTACGAACACAGGcaaaatttgacacatttggTCCAGATGTGTCGCTTTGCATGCTTGCTGAAGAAAGTAGTCGACGCCTTCAACGACAACTTCGGCTACTCCCTCGTTCTTTTGATCTGCTTCACTACCCTGGAGATCCTCGATTATTTGGATTTCAATTTGCAAAAGGAAGAATACATCAATGAAAATCTGATACATATGGTTGTCACTCAAGTGTTGTGTCTTCTCATATTATTT GTACCCACATTAATAATGATACTGACATGCGATAACATCGTGGAAGAATCCCGGAAGATTATCGTCCTGTTCTCCCACAGCTCTTTAGGAATTGTAGATTGCGAAATGCTACAAGAGCTGGACAGATTTGTTACCATCTTAACAACAAGTGTTCCCAATTTTAGCGCCGCAAGATTTTTCTCGATCAACAAATCGACCATTTTCAGTATTTTTGGAACTGTGACCTCAATTCTTATAGTAATGTTGACGCTTGATCCCACTCAACCTAATTGCATTGTGAAGACAAACTTAACGGAAACATAA
- the LOC138127974 gene encoding probable multidrug resistance-associated protein lethal(2)03659 produces the protein MEDKQRARSNRKVHPKERANFITDFFFCWELPIFIKGWRKEISEDDLYEPLAEFESKRLTNRLERFWTEEERFKKKPSLLRALLKAFGLELCVSGILYFPVDLAIVLFQPYCLRLLLNYYTPGQNETSLQQAYFYSIAILLLSLLRVLTFHRLVFKMAVLGMKVRVACSSLIYRKSLKLKKATLQSVTTGQVINLLSNDVNRLDFAFMYIHFIWISPVEIVVGALYIDYTLGHPALIGIGLILANFVFQMYISKRLSTCRFAGTLRTDYRIRLMNDIIIGIQAIKMYTWEKTFIKLVQAARKLELKEQTKTSNCRILNNCLRLFYTRASTYFCVLALVLTGQFPTSQYVFALLNVYEFLKITCIILSPHGVTLFSEAYISFRRIEEFLLTDFDKPNKLISARDKSKTEPGCILTAQNDLQRRVFGVCLKNVTVRWDSMAYNVLNEASLAVDIGEVVGITGAAGSGKSTLLQVVLKEIDVRKGRVDVGGTVSYASQDAWIFSASIKQNILFGEEMDAEKYRRVIRVCALERDFTLFPFGDNTLVGDRGVMLSGGQKARINLARAVYRNADIYLLDDPLSAVDAHVAGQILEECILGYLRNKCVILVTHQVHFLRHAKTVYLLEMGQLTKLEQDLQFDKSDSPGDNLEELKLYDVPQETKEHRSVGTTRNVYQSYCRASGAWVKTVAIVLLLVVAQVLANVTEFFLAFWINLEQESTFGLGFRDRLRRSTCLYIYTGLTVVFLLVNAISLKVLVRYCMDASKTLHDTMLKKVVYGDMTFFNHHSAGRILNRFAKDIGCIDEYIPLNLLVTVTMILLLIGIILTVCILNYWMVIPTVVILFVMIFFGVIFQPTNKNIKRTEAISKSSVLTHITATLQGLTTIRAFSGEKILEEEFDNLQNYHSSSFYMLNAIYCTLTFWMDLFCFFYNCLVIFSFFIFGSQMYVGYVGLAITQSTALVGLIQHGMKTWSELDAQMTSVERVLEYSELTPEEDHGELVPPESWPDRGQISFQSVSMSYSSHSPVLKQVTVEIRGGEKVGVVGRTGAGKTSLISAIFRLFRFEGTILVDNVDTKSVPLAVLRSKISIIPQDPVLFLGSLRKNLDPFDSFTDGELWNALEEVQMKDVVSDWPGGLETLILEGGANVSVGQRQLVCLARAILRRAKVIVLDEATANVDLKTDQLIQGVIRDKFKECTMLTIAHRLNTVMDSDKILVMDAGRVAEFGSPEELLENPEGHFFRYVSLNSKAKNK, from the exons ATGGAAGACAAGCAACGTGCAAGATCGAACCGGAAAGTCCACCCCAAAGAAAGAGCAAATTTCATCACAGATTTCTTCTTCTG CTGGGAGCTGCCCATATTCATCAAAGGGTGGAGAAAAGAAATCAGTGAGGATGACCTCTACGAGCCTCTTGCAGAATTCGAATCCAAGCGACTCACAAACAGACTGGAAAGGTTCTGGACAGAAGAAGAAAGATTCAAGAAGAAGCCTTCCCTCTTGAGAGCTCTCCTGAAAGCATTTGGTTTAGAACTCTGCGTTAGCGGAATTCTCTACTTTCCCGTTGATCTCGCGATTGT ATTGTTCCAACCCTACTGTCTGCGACTCTTGCTGAACTATTACACTCCTGGTCAAAATGAGACATCGCTGCAACAAGCCTACTTCTACTCGATTGCAATTCTTCTGTTGTCTCTACTAAGAGTCTTGACGTTTCACCGACTTGTATTCAAGATGGCGGTTTTGGGTATGAAGGTCAGGGTTGCTTGTTCGTCTCTGATCTATCGAAAATCCCTAAAACTGAAGAAAGCTACCCTTCAGAGCGTCACAACAGGACAGGTTATTAATTTGTTGTCCAATGACGTCAACAGACTGGATTTTGCATTCATGTACATCCATTTTATCTGGATCAGTCCAGTTGAAATAGTCGTGGGGGCGCTGTACATTGATTATACTCTGGGTCACCCAGCTTTGATCGGAATCGGATTGATTCTTGCAAATTTCGTCTTTCAAA TGTACATATCGAAGAGATTGAGTACTTGCAGGTTTGCAGGAACACTTCGAACAGACTACAGAATTCGACTGATGAACGACATCATCATCGGCATCCAGGCAATCAAGATGTACACTTGggaaaaaacttttatcaaGCTGGTACAAGCAGCGAGGAA GTTGGAACTAaaagaacaaacaaaaactagCAACTGTCGGATCTTGAACAACTGCCTGCGACTCTTCTACACCAGAGCATCTACGTACTTCTGTGTCCTAGCACTGGTACTAACTGGACAATTTCCAACATCACAATACGTCTTCGCCTTACTCAACGTGtacgaatttttgaaaataacctGCATCATCCTGTCACCCCATGGAGTGACTCTTTTCTCAGAAGCGTACATTTCCTTCCGACGAATAGAAGAATTTCTTCTGACGGATTTCGACAAACCGAACAAACTGATCAGCGCGAGGGACAAATCTAAGACGGAGCCTGGGTGCATTCTCACCGCACAAAACGACCTACAAAGAAGAGTTTTTGGGGTTTGTCTCAAAAACGTGACAGTCAGGTGGGACTCGATGGCCTACAACGTCTTGAACGAGGCGAGCTTGGCTGTCGACATCGGAGAAGTCGTAGGCATCACTGGAGCCGCGGGAAGCGGAAAGTCTACGCTCTTGCAGGTGGTACTGAAGGAGATAGACGTGAGGAAAGGACGCGTGGACGTCGGGGGCACCGTCTCGTACGCGTCACAAGACGCCTGGATTTTTTCCGCGAGTATCAAGCAAAACATCTTGTTTGGGGAGGAGATGGATGCGGAGAAGTACCGCAGGGTGATTCGAGTGTGCGCTTTGGAACGCGACTTCACTCTCTTTCCTTTCGGGGACAACACACTAGTGGGAGATAGAGGAGTGATGTTGAGTGGAGGGCAAAAAGCTAGAATTAATTTGGCAAGAGCTGTGTACCGAAACGCCGACATCTATCTTCTAGACGATCCTCTATCGGCAGTCGACGCGCACGTTGCTGGCCAAATACTAGAAGAGTGCATTCTAGGGTACTTGCGCAACAAATGCGTCATTCTAGTGACCCACcaggtacatttcttgagaCATGCCAAAACCGTGTATTTGCTGGAGATGGGACAGCTGACGAAACTCGAGCAGGATCTACAGTTTGACAAAAGCGACAGTCCGGGAGACAATCTGGAAGAGTTGAAGCTGTACGATGTGCCCCAAGAGACTAAGGAACATCGAAGTGTCGGTACTACCAGAAACGTGTACCAAAGTTACTGCCGAGCTAGTGGTGCTTGGGTGAAGACAGTCGCGATAGTACTGTTGCTCGTGGTAGCGCAGGTACTTGCAAACGTGACTGAGTTTTTCCTGGCGTTTTGGATTAATCTGGAGCAGGAATCGACGTTTGGTCTTGGGTTTAGAGATCGCCTCAGAAGAAGTACTTGTTTGTACATCTATACCGGTCTGACAGTCGTGTTTCTTCTAGTCAACGCAATATCTCTCAAGGTACTGGTTCGGTACTGCATGGACGCCTCCAAGACTCTGCATGACACGATGCTGAAGAAAGTGGTTTATGGAGACATGACCTTCTTCAACCATCACTCCGCCGGAAGAATACTCAATCGCTTTGCCAAAGACATTGGGTGCATAGACGAGTACATTCCACTTAACCTGTTAGTAACAGTTACTATGATACTTTTACTCATTGGAATCATACTCACTGTGTGCATCTTGAACTACTGGATGGTCATACCAACTGTAGTCATCCTCTTTGTGATGATCTTCTTCGGTGTCATCTTCCAACCTACcaacaaaaatatcaaaagaaCTGAAGCAATCA GCAAAAGCTCCGTTCTGACACACATAACAGCTACTCTTCAAGGTCTGACAACAATTCGAGCTTTCAGTGGTGAAAAAATTCTAGAAGAAGAGTTTGACAACCTTCAAAACTATCACAGTTCGTCGTTCTACATGCTAAATGCCATCTACTGTACTCTCACCTTCTGGATGGACCTATTCTGCTTCTTCTACAACTGTTTGGTGATATTCAGCTTCTTCATCTTTGGCTCTC AAATGTACGTAGGGTATGTGGGTCTAGCCATCACCCAGTCAACCGCTCTGGTGGGGTTGATTCAACACGGGATGAAGACATGGAGCGAACTCGACGCCCAAATGACCTCAGTCGAACGCGTCTTGGAGTACTCTGAACTCACCCCCGAAGAAGACCACGGCGAGCTTGTCCCTCCCGAGTCGTGGCCAGATCGCGGACAAATCTCCTTCCAATCTGTCTCGATGAGCTACTCCTCCCACTCTCCAGTTCTCAAACAAGTGACTGTCGAGATCCGTGGTGGGGAGAAGGTGGGAGTAGTCGGAAGGACCGGCGCTGGGAAAACTTCCCTGATTTCGGCGATTTTCCGCTTGTTCCGCTTCGAAGGGACGATTTTGGTCGACAACGTTGACACCAAATCCGTTCCACTCGCTGTGCTCAGATCCAAAATCTCGATCATCCCTCAGGACCCGGTGCTGTTTTTGGGCTCGCTGCGCAAGAACCTGGACCCGTTCGACAGCTTCACAGACGGCGAGCTGTGGAACGCCCTGGAGGAGGTGCAAATGAAAGACGTCGTGTCGGATTGGCCTGGCGGACTCGAGACTCTTATCCTGGAGGGCGGGGCTAACGTGAGTGTGGGGCAGAGACAGTTGGTTTGTCTGGCGAGGGCGATTCTGCGAAGGGCCAAGGTCATTGTGCTGGACGAGGCCACTGCTAACGTCGATCTGAAGACGGACCAGTTGATCCAGGGTGTGATTCGAGACAAGTTCAAGGAGTGCACGATGCTGACGATTGCGCATCGATTGAACACCGTCATGGACTCCGACAAGATCTTGGTGATGGATGCTGGGAGGGTTGCTGAGTTTGGAAGTCCAGAAGAGCTTCTGGAAAATCCAGAAGGACATTTTTTTAGATATGTGAGCTTGAATAGTAAagctaaaaataaatga
- the LOC138128065 gene encoding uncharacterized protein isoform X1, giving the protein MSFSSLNIYLKTGRFLAITPPSTDTEEPSRCRQLHQVLMIVVIVMGVMASMDYYKDSFAKLNFVKIAVCILAEWIWCAFNCRIILETSKVRSWRRLIEGLKGTSHLVPDEDIQSGKVLFKFLVPQIIFWACTIYRNWFSVTVVGVIYLKWFSVNIFESYLQFFYTLYIYTLLEMIRKRYEGLRRRCEHRFFQNGPHLAQLSRFACSLNKAVDAFNDTFGYSLILLISFTTLQILNYLDFNLQVEEYGDANLIQMVVTQVLFILQSFVPTLMMILTCDNIVEESRKIIFLVSHSSLGIVDCKMRQDLDRFLTILTTNAPCFSAAGYFPINRSTIFSIFGTVATFLIVMLTLDPAQPDCIVKTNLTET; this is encoded by the exons ATGAGTTTCTCTTCGTTAAATATTTATCTCAAGACGGGAAGATTCCTCGCAATCACCCCACCCTCTACAGACACCGAAGAACCCAGCAGATGTCGCCAGCTGCACCAAGTCTTGATGATAGTGGTGATAGTGATGGGAGTGATGGCATCGATGGACTACTATAAAGATTCCTTTGCCAAGCTCAACTTCGTCAAAATCGCAGTTTGCATTTTAGCAGAGTGGATCTGGTGCGCGTTCAATTGTCGCATCATTTTGGAGACCTCAAAGGTGCGCAGTTGGAGAAGGTTGATCGAAGGTCTTAAGGGAACATCGCATCTGGTGCCAGATGAAGACATTCAGTCGGGCAAAGTTCTCTTCAAGTTTTTGGTTCCACAAATCATTTTTTGGGCCTGCACCATCTACAGAAACTGGTTCTCGGTCACTGTTGTGGGAGTGATTTATCTCAAATGGTTCTCAGTAAATATTTTCGAATCTTACTTACagtttttttacacattatATATTTACACTCTTTTGGAAATGATCCGCAAGAGATATGAAGGGTTGAGGCGACGTTGCGAACacagattttttcaaaatgggcCACATTTGGCCCAGTTGAGTCGCTTTGCATGTTCGCTGAACAAAGCAGTCGACGCCTTCAACGACACCTTCGGCTACTCCCTCATTCTTTTGATCAGTTTCACCACTCTGCAGATCCTCAATTATTTGGATTTCAATTTGCAAGTGGAAGAATATGGCGATGCAAATCTGATACAAATGGTTGTCACTCAAGTGTTGTTTATTCTCCAATCATTC GTACCCACATTAATGATGATACTGACATGCGATAACATCGTGGAAGAGTCGCGGAAGATTATCTTTCTGGTGTCCCACAGCTCTTTAGGAATTGTAGATTGCAAAATGCGACAAGATCTGGACAGATTTCTTACCATCTTGACAACAAATGCTCCCTGTTTTAGTGCCGCAGGATATTTCCCGATCAACAGATCCACCATTTTCAGTATTTTTGGAACTGTGGCCACATTTCTTATAGTTATGTTGACGCTTGATCCCGCTCAACCTGATTGCATTGTGAAGACAAACTTAACGGAAACATAA